The Solanum pennellii chromosome 11, SPENNV200 genome contains a region encoding:
- the LOC107005116 gene encoding nifU-like protein 4, mitochondrial, whose translation MKGLLGRLITRTNLRSCRLLTKTHVGNGSLSTSRRFLYALSSNTPYVFSDFTSLKPSKFPSSCPTLWSHFGGQKRTMFIQTQSTPNPLSLMFYPGKPVVETGSADFPNARSAMNSPLAKALFGIDGITRVFFGSDFITVTKSEEASWDFLKPEIFAAIMDFYSSGNPVFLDSSTAASMDTAIHEDDSETVAMIKELLETRIRPAVQDDGGDIVYRGFDPDTGVVKLKMQGACSGCPSSSVTLKSGIENMLMHYVPEVKSVEQELDEDEQPALTGAAHE comes from the exons ATGAAGGGATTATTAGGGAGGTTGATAACGCGAACGAATCTCCGGAGCTGTAGATTGTTAACAAAAACCCATGTAGGAAATGGTTCACTTTCCACATCTCGTCGATTCCTTTATGCTTTATCTTCCAATACGCCGTATGTATTCTCTGATTTCACTTCGTTAAAGCCTTCAAAGTTTCCTTCTTCATGCCCGACATTATGGAGCCATTTTGGAG GCCAAAAGAGGACCATGTTTATCCAAACTCAATCAACTCCGAATCCTTTATCCCTAATGTTCTATCCTGGGAAGCCAGTTGTGGAAACTGGGAGTGCAGACTTTCCAAATGCTCGTTCTGCCATGAATTCACCTCTGGCGAAGGCCCTCTTTGGAATAGATG GGATTACACGCGTATTTTTTGGATCAGATTTTATTACTGTAACAAAAAGTGAAGAAGCATCCTGGGATTTCCTCAAACCTGAAATATTTGCAGCAATTATGGATTTCTATTCCTCCGGGAACCCAGTATTCCTCGACTCCAGTACTGCAGCCTCCATGGATACAGCTATTCATGAGGATGATTCAGAAACAGTTGCAATGATCAAGGAACTTTTAGAGACTCGTATTCGTCCAGCTGTACAAGATGATGGTGGGGACATTGTATACCGAGGATTCGACCCAGATACAGGAGTAGTCAAATTGAAAATGCAAGGTGCATGTAGTGGTTGTCCTAGCTCATCAGTTACCCTTAAATCTGGTATCGAGAATATGCTCATGCATTATGTGCCCGAGGTAAAAAGTGTGGAACAGGAACTGGATGAAGACGAACAACCTGCATTAACCGGGGCAGCACACGAGTAG